A stretch of Desulfoplanes formicivorans DNA encodes these proteins:
- the rimI gene encoding ribosomal protein S18-alanine N-acetyltransferase, protein MNHVPELVKLEKVCFPRPWTEREFELCFRQGHFHAKGIFRHERMIAYITFFTLVDEIEIVNLAVHEDHRRKGLGTSLLGALLAHGREHGCTRIVLEVRRSNMAARHLYTHHGFKIVGERKGYYPPSGEDALVMARSCPNA, encoded by the coding sequence GTGAATCATGTCCCAGAGCTTGTAAAACTGGAAAAAGTGTGTTTCCCACGCCCTTGGACGGAAAGGGAATTTGAGTTGTGTTTTCGGCAGGGGCATTTTCATGCCAAGGGTATCTTCAGGCATGAAAGGATGATTGCTTATATTACCTTTTTCACTTTGGTCGATGAAATCGAAATCGTCAATCTTGCCGTTCATGAAGATCATCGGCGAAAAGGTCTTGGGACGTCCCTTCTTGGTGCACTGCTGGCCCACGGCCGTGAGCATGGTTGTACGCGGATAGTGCTTGAAGTTCGCCGATCGAACATGGCAGCACGCCATCTCTATACCCATCACGGGTTCAAGATCGTTGGCGAACGCAAGGGATACTATCCTCCCAGCGGAGAGGATGCCCTTGTCATGGCACGGTCATGTCCGAATGCATGA
- the abc-f gene encoding ribosomal protection-like ABC-F family protein: protein MLRIILDSIAKSYSGTPLFENLNVEIRSGDRLALVGLNGCGKSTLIKIIAGVVSPDHGQVAIPSGARLGYVAQELTPSELDMSLEGFVLGVLPSWSAFWEKWQAAVKAGDESAIQQLGAEQHELEAICGYNPEHKAEAILQGLGFSREQFTHPLKRLSGGWRERAKLARVLLAGADILLLDEPTNHLDLEAVTWLEEYLRGYAGILIFVAHDRFFLDHIANKILFLGGGKPILRPGNLESFLAWHQESVLSARHKAEALESEIAKKEAFIARFRYKATKAVQAQSRLKQVDRLKKELAAIQPEELRQQRLAFSWPTPSRGNRTVLSVSHVDFSYPDHALVLQDITFNLYRGQKIALVGPNGQGKSTLIKIIMGELAPDRGSVTLGGLCKVGYFCQHQADMLCTANNVLAEIRRLSDPSTTDEELKSVLGRFMLGESFWEKSVVDLSGGEKNRLVLASLFLSKANFFVLDEPTNHLDLESREALVQALNDFPGTILLVAHDRYLLENIAQEVWELKDCGLTVYQDGFHAYQEAMRNNVVRNQKKSEATISKANRNESKRLKRLQAERRNRVYALLKPLKKKYARLEKELEKNFEEQERFEVILADPAMYADGKKVREVNMQFAKTRDEGERLMTELAYLEKEMQEIEEQHTVTELQDELA, encoded by the coding sequence ATGTTGCGTATCATTCTCGACTCGATTGCCAAGTCATATTCCGGAACCCCGCTTTTTGAAAATCTCAATGTGGAGATCCGAAGCGGGGACCGCCTTGCCCTGGTTGGTCTCAATGGGTGTGGCAAATCGACTCTCATTAAGATTATTGCAGGCGTTGTTTCGCCTGATCATGGACAGGTTGCTATTCCTTCCGGGGCCAGGTTGGGGTATGTGGCGCAGGAATTGACCCCATCTGAACTTGATATGTCCCTTGAAGGATTTGTGCTTGGCGTGTTGCCCTCATGGAGTGCCTTTTGGGAAAAATGGCAGGCAGCCGTCAAGGCCGGAGATGAAAGTGCCATTCAGCAATTGGGCGCAGAACAACACGAACTGGAGGCCATATGCGGGTACAACCCCGAACACAAGGCCGAAGCCATTTTGCAGGGACTGGGCTTTTCGCGTGAACAATTCACACATCCCTTGAAACGTTTGAGCGGGGGGTGGCGGGAACGTGCCAAGCTGGCCCGGGTGCTTTTGGCGGGCGCGGATATTCTGCTTCTGGATGAACCAACAAACCATCTTGATCTGGAAGCTGTCACCTGGCTTGAGGAGTATCTGCGTGGTTATGCCGGCATATTGATCTTTGTGGCCCATGATCGTTTTTTTCTGGATCATATTGCCAACAAGATTCTTTTTCTCGGAGGCGGGAAACCGATTCTTCGACCGGGCAATCTGGAGTCCTTTCTGGCCTGGCATCAGGAATCCGTTCTTTCCGCCCGGCACAAGGCTGAAGCATTGGAATCGGAAATCGCCAAAAAGGAAGCGTTCATTGCCCGATTCCGCTACAAGGCAACCAAGGCTGTTCAGGCCCAAAGCCGGCTCAAGCAGGTTGATCGCCTGAAAAAAGAACTGGCGGCCATTCAGCCCGAAGAGTTGCGTCAACAACGGCTGGCTTTCAGCTGGCCGACCCCCAGTCGTGGCAATAGAACGGTTTTGAGTGTCAGCCATGTGGATTTTTCCTATCCGGATCATGCATTGGTGCTCCAGGATATAACGTTCAACCTCTACAGGGGGCAAAAGATCGCGTTGGTCGGCCCCAATGGCCAGGGCAAGTCAACCCTTATCAAAATCATCATGGGCGAGCTTGCACCGGATCGGGGAAGCGTGACCCTTGGAGGGCTGTGCAAGGTCGGATATTTCTGTCAGCACCAGGCCGACATGTTGTGTACCGCCAACAATGTGCTTGCTGAAATACGGCGGTTGTCCGATCCCAGCACAACCGACGAAGAACTCAAATCCGTGCTCGGACGGTTCATGCTTGGAGAATCCTTTTGGGAAAAATCCGTGGTCGACTTGTCAGGCGGGGAAAAAAATCGACTGGTTCTGGCTTCCCTTTTCTTGAGCAAGGCCAATTTTTTTGTTTTGGACGAACCGACCAACCATCTGGATCTTGAAAGCCGGGAAGCCCTTGTGCAGGCGCTCAACGATTTTCCGGGGACAATCTTGCTTGTGGCTCATGACAGATATCTCTTGGAAAACATTGCCCAGGAGGTCTGGGAGCTTAAGGATTGCGGTCTCACCGTGTATCAGGATGGTTTTCATGCCTATCAGGAAGCCATGCGCAACAATGTGGTTCGCAATCAGAAAAAATCAGAAGCAACCATTTCCAAGGCCAATCGCAATGAGTCCAAACGGCTCAAACGATTGCAGGCGGAAAGGCGTAACCGGGTCTATGCCCTGCTCAAACCCTTGAAAAAGAAATACGCTCGCCTTGAGAAGGAACTTGAAAAAAATTTTGAAGAGCAGGAACGTTTTGAAGTGATCCTTGCGGATCCGGCAATGTATGCCGATGGCAAGAAAGTGCGTGAAGTGAATATGCAGTTTGCCAAAACGCGGGATGAAGGTGAGCGTTTGATGACAGAACTGGCGTATCTCGAAAAGGAGATGCAGGAAATCGAAGAACAGCACACTGTCACGGAATTGCAGGATGAGCTGGCGTAA
- a CDS encoding (deoxy)nucleoside triphosphate pyrophosphohydrolase has protein sequence MHYTPVVAGIVIRGNRFLAARRPAGSSFGGLWEFPGGKVEPGETLEQALVREFDEELRIKPLKAKLWQECRKSYPQGLHVWLYFFIVTQFKGDPDPLEGQTLAWLTPEEAAGKTFLPADVEIVGRLARLMHR, from the coding sequence ATGCATTATACGCCCGTAGTTGCCGGTATTGTCATTCGTGGGAATCGATTTCTGGCTGCCAGACGACCGGCTGGCAGCTCCTTTGGCGGTCTCTGGGAATTTCCCGGAGGCAAGGTCGAGCCGGGCGAGACCCTTGAGCAGGCCCTGGTTCGTGAGTTTGATGAAGAATTGCGCATCAAACCCCTCAAGGCCAAACTCTGGCAGGAATGCAGGAAATCCTACCCTCAGGGGCTTCATGTCTGGTTGTATTTTTTCATTGTAACGCAGTTCAAGGGAGATCCCGATCCCCTTGAGGGTCAGACCCTTGCCTGGCTGACTCCGGAAGAAGCAGCCGGCAAGACATTTCTTCCGGCTGATGTGGAAATTGTTGGTCGCCTTGCCCGACTCATGCACCGTTGA